taagtccaattaccgtgttactcacgggtcgttactttgatccaaaagttcaaaagaagaagttaacgctctccgtccatggcatgcggcttcactcagcaggggaagcagtcgaactctcagcaccacacctccctccgtcccccgttccgaagcctttaaaaaggcttctttgcgggtcgggggggcgcgcaaatggtgcccactgagtcaccaggtccacaggcttcagtgcctgtggtttctaagggtccccgcgtcgccgccgcggcaggacccgacccctgttgagcagattccctccggagctcggagggaatccgccattagatgatggcgccaacccggaagtccccataaggcatcgtttccaggcctttgaccattttggttgccctcctctggagtttgtcagtgtccttcttgaactgtggtgcccagaactggacacagtactccaggtgaggtctgaccagagcagaatacagtggcaccatgtggggggccggactatgttttggagaagaaaaaaaatgaacgaattcctatgccccacaaataacccagagctgcattttaaataaaagcacatattctactcatgtaaaagcacgctgattcacggaccgtctgtgggctggatttagaagacgattgggccggatccagcccccgggccttagtttgtctacccatggctTAGAGGAACCTGGAGCTGCCATGACTCTTCCATCCAACAGAGGTCATGCAGAGCTGGTTTTCTTTTTCCCCAGGGATGCTTGCAAATTTTCACTTCCTCCCTCTTTGTTTAACCTCACAAGCTGCTCTATGTAGGGCACTTTTTAGCACCAACACAAACTGTCAAAACAGATCCCCTCCATCGTCACACCTCAGGATGAAAAAGTGTGCAACTCGTTCCTCTAAATCCGCACCTCTTCCATTAATCTAACCCCCTCCCCTTGCCGGAAAccgagcctgatgaggaacggttgaaggagctgggcgtGTTTAGCTTGGAgatgaggagactgagaggagatctgaGAGCCACCTTCACATATCTCAAggtctgtcccatggaagatggagcaggcttggTCCCAAACTAATAGAACCCAAATTGCAACAAAAGAGATTGCAACTGAACatgaggaataactttctgacggtacaagttgttcagcagtggaatggactctcttggaaggtggtggattctccttgtTGCAGGCTTATAAGTAGAGTTTGGCCAGTCATCTCTCAAGGTTTCTTGAgctgtcattcctgcattgcaggggttggactacttgacccttgggatcccccCTATTTCTGTAATTCTAGGATTGTAGACTTCGTTGTAAACATAATCTGCCctcattcccttatgggggacacaagagcccatgtagagtcctttgtaggttctccatcggtcagagaaaataacagaggccaaccagagaatattgagaagcaaagcagctcgtaagcctgatctttattgaactgttgcaacagggtgcccccttcacacgcaggagaaggaggacccagaacaaaggtgtgcccatcCTTATGTAGACATTTTAagttgcccgccctggagtccaaaaccacccctccatacatcatacctacatcacagaaggggtgtagcccaagaccaccccccacaaacatcataccttcatcacagaaaaggtggtctacaacagaaatttgagtgttgttgtttttcctgtctaatgtcttatctgattgcctttcctggtagtctgtcaccctttgagatggtgatttcccaattcctgagacaatgggaaggttccctgaccccctccctccttgcagagaaaacatttggtcagtttgggagtcaaaatggtttcaggtcggtcttcctgtgctgatctatgtcagtgcttggttggtacatttatgaacatttattatttatatataagaccttaattatttttatttcaacttGGAAGGAATCTCAGggttcatccagtccaaccctgtgcaatgcaggactcacagctaaaaaacccctggcaggtggccacccaaactctgcttgAAAAACAAAGGAGAGTCGACTATCCCAGCTACTTCAACTGTATTCACACgatgttttaattattgtaaGCCCCTCTGGGACCTTAAGCTGAAGGACAGGTGAAGAacaagagcaacagcagcagctcttcTCTTCCGCTTCCCCACCAGCCAGAAAAGCCTTTCCAGGGCTCCTCCTTCCCTAGCTGGACAAAGGGGTCTCCTCTCACCCCATTTGGATGCCCCGCAGCTCCTCAAAGAGCCCCCCTGCCGGGCTGGGCGCTGGTGGCCAGTTCAGCCACACACCAGATCTTGGGCTTGGCGGGCAACTCCTGCACCTCAGCAGTGGCCGGCGGAGGAGACGCAGGCAAGCCTTGCCACCGCCCAGCCTTCAGCCAAGGGGCCGCTGTTTCTGCCAGAGAGCCATTCTGGGGGAGCTTTGTCCTCGGTGGAGGGGTGCTGGGGGCTGCTCTTTCTGCGCCGGCCTCTCCCtcgctctcctcctcttcctcctccgcctCTCCCTCGGCCTTCGGGGCCCGGGGTGCCCAGCAAGCCCGGTTCTCCTTCTTGAGCCTCCGGCGGGCGTTGGCGAACCAGGTGGAGACCTGCGTCAGGCTCATCCGGCTGACTATGGCCAGCAGCACCTTCTCTCCCTTGCTGGGGTAGGGGTTTTTGGGGTGCTGGCCCAGCCAGGCCTTGAGGGCCGCTGTGCTCTCCCGGGAGGCGGCTGCCTTGCCCCGCGACGGGTCCTCGGGGGTACCTGGCCGCAGGAGGGGCGAGTAGAGCAATGGCGCCGGCCACAGCAGGGGGGGTCCGCCAGGCAGCTCGCAGGGGGCAGAGACCTGGAGCACACAAAGGCAAGAGCGGCTGTGAGAAGCAGGACCCCCAAACAACTCcgggtgttgcaggaatttatgtataggttggggggagggttgcccctccagcagatatcatccacctgcagcccactaccaaaaccagcaccatcgcttttgtgacttttgtgatttgtccccacaaaacacttcatcacagtttatTCCTagctattcaaagggcctctgctgcacgataccaaaagtgagaattcactgatcaatgtatctatgcactggctcactgggaaaacttcagaaattcatatagatatgtgagctcagctactcagcagcccctctgcctgagggataattcctggcctcctgatacctgagtgccagacaggtagccattccagaaataacaaacccagatgaagacaaagggtgtgatgaacttggctgggaaacagggaaatgtaaatatctcttttgttacacttgatgggtgtttggtggagggcaaggggaaccatggggcagggtccaggatgctcagactaccgccaccagacctcccctttcatgatgtaaccatgatgtatgagtgatgtagtctGGGGGGcgatgtaacatggggattaaaaaggtaaagggacccctgaccattagacccagtcgtggccgactctggggttgcggtgctcatctcactttattggccaagggagcctgtgtacagcttctgggtcatgtgaccagcatgactaagccgcttctggagaaccagagcagtgcatggaaacaccgtttaccttcccgccggagcggtacctatttatctacttgcactttggcgtgctttcgaactgctaggttggcaggagcagggaccgagcaacgggagctcaccccgtcgcggggattcgaaccgccaaccttctgattggcaagtcctaggctctgtagtttaacccacagcgccacctgcgtcccacaacatggggattagcagctaataaaagtttggggtctcttttgttcggggcttccatctccTTCCACCTGGTgtcaggtgggagtcctgtcgcgacagtcttcaatcaagaccaagcctactggctgctgttttgctctggtcttcctggctggCGTCCTTGTTTTttgcccaagggagccctcagatttctccgttaacagggAAATGTTGTCTCCTCCAGTCTGCTCCGGCTCCCTGCATACTCCCCCACATTTCGGGAGGGCAAATTGGGGCACACCTGCACCCCTACCCTGCACCATCCTGCCACCCCTGTCACTCGCCTGCTCACGCCCAAGACCGCTGCCCACCCAGCCcctcccttgcctgcctgccccctgcccccttcacctgctgcctcctctgcccccatCGCAGctgcctcctgccgctgccactgcaGCCTCCCGGAGGCGCTTTGGTCCCACCCTTTGATGATTCCCAAAGCGATCCCGGAAGGCTCTCTGGCGCTCACCAGCACAACCCTGCTGACTCGCGCCAGGGTGCCCGTCTTaaacaggacattccgggatccaagGCAAAGCCAAGATTGGCTTCTGTGATCCGGGATGCCCCGCTGAAAACGGGACACTTGTCCCTGCTGGAGGAAAGAAGCATGTCTGGATGCAGGCTGAGTCAACGACAGAAGCGTCGGAGAGCAGAAATTGAAGCGTGCTTGAAATGTGGCCCATGCAATGGAAACCTGGTCCACCCTGAAAGCAAAGGCAGGCAGAGAAAGGTTGCGGCATTTGGGACATTTTAGAGAAAAGGCATGATGGAAATGAATGGAGGCTTTCTCTGCCCTCCTGAGTGGTGGTCCATCTGTCCCGGAGGGCATCCCTCTCCCCCTAAAGGATGTGGGGTGCTCTTGGGTCCAGCCTTGCCACTGGGGCTGCAGCTGCCCTCAGGGACCTGGGGCCTTTCATCAGCTTTGACCCCTGCACCAACCCTGGCTCTAGCAGGACACAGTTAGTTCCGGTTATTCACACTCTGGGCCCCTCCTGCTTGAGTGGGGCGGGCAGAGCTTTGCGGATGGCGCTGCCACCTTTGCTGAGGTCGAGAGGCGGGCACCGTGCCCCCGAGGGgctttgcttcttcagctctgctgcctcctcttgttttctgctgctattTTTAGTCCCATCCCAAGGTTTCTCCTGCCTcccagaaaaggccccttccctGTCTGGTTGAGGAGCCACCACAAAGACTACCGCTCTGCAGATATTTTTAAACATCTCCAGACCAGAGAGAGGAGCGTCTGTCATGCAGCCCAGGGCTGGGAGGAGCGGGCTTGAGCTGCCTCGATGCCAGCCTGCCCACTGTGCCAGGCTGTGTACCTTTGCCATCCTGCGTCTCTTGTTGCCACAAGGGTGGCTTGCCTCCTCCTACAGCCCCtcaaatcatagctgtcaacttttcccttttcttgtgaggaattctattcggaataagggaatttcccttaaaaaaagggaaacattgacagctatgcctcaaaTGGGGTGTGGGGCGGGGGGACTTGGCGCAAAGAGAATTAGGACAGAGAACACTAATCCCAGGCAGAGGCAGGACTCAGGAATGGGACACCtgtgctgcatgcagaaggcctccctccccacccctaagAGCTCATGAGGAAGATCTCTGGAGgaagctggggtggggaggaggtttGGGACAGACGTCTTGGTCTCTGGAGGGGTTGATGGTACAAGTGTGGGAGGGTCAGTCTGGGTGATGCCCTGACTCCCTTCCAGCTCTTgggaccctgtgtgtgtgtgtgtgtgtgtgtgtgtgtgtgttaaagggtATGAGAGCAAGCTTCCTCAACTAGGTAGTGGATCTGGCTGACTAGTTGCGCATTGCAATCAGTACAAGCAAAGAAGCTGCTCTGTGCCATCGGGCAAGTGGCCATTGGGCCTCCCCCCCCTCGCCCGGCTGCTAGGAAGAAGCCGGCTGGAAGCTGGCGACACAGAGACATCTCCAAATGTCTGAAGTGCTGCTGTTCCATGCAAGACAGAGAAAGcttgatttttttcctgttgaCAAAAGGATGACCAGGAACAAGAGATTCAAATGACATGAAAGAGCCATTTGAGAGAGGagcggtctcccttggaaggtggtggatcaGGGGTCAGGGGGAcagattatatttttttgggggggaaataatgaattcctatgccccacaaataacccagagatgcattttaaataaaagcacacattctactcatgtaaaaacgcgctgattcccggaccgtccaggggccggattgagaaggcgattgggccagatccggcccctgggccttagtttgcctacccatgtggtggactctttctttggaggtttctaagcagagatcggatggccatccgtcatggatgcttcagttgtgattcctgcatttcagggggttggactagatgaccctcggggtcccttccaacgctaccgttctatgcttctatgaaggGAACTCCTGAGGTTGTCTCCTGCAAGCCAGTCTGACCCCACCCTTGCCCCCAACCCACCTGGGATCTGGTGCCAGTGGCTGCCTGGCCTTTGTTTGACAACCTGCCCCCCAACGGCTGGCCCCATTGCTCACCCCCCCGCCTGCTCTGCCTGCCTGCTACCTTCTCCCCTGCCCAATATTCTCCCCAGACGTTCCTTCTCCTCACATGCTTGGCATCCCCCAGCCACAGGTAAGCAGCTCCAATGAGCCCCCACCTCAGAACTGATGGAGAAACTGAACACAgagattttccaggtagaaacaCAGAGACATGGGATGCTGGcttacatgggtgtagccaggagttttgttaagggtgcagaacCACAGTTAGCTATGcgtttttattgatttgggggggggcagctgtccctccctgcccccccggctacgcccatgTTGCTTTACACGGAGACATTGGTCCAGCTTTCCCAGTATTGtcggcactggctggcagcagctgttgaGTTTTTCAGGCAGAGGTGCCTCCCAGCCCGGTTAGGAGATGCCGTTGGGATTCGCACTCGGGACCCTTtgcctgcaaggcagatgctccaccggctgagctgcagcccttccccaaaccTAGGCATTCTATTCTGAGGCCATGGATGCCTGAAAACCTTCATGAGCCATGCACCTATTTCAGAAGGGCcaaaaggaaggagtccagaaTGGACACACGGAAACAGCCATGAGATTTAACAGAATGGGCACATGGAAACAAAAAATGCCAGACTGACGCATTCTGAAAGAACAAAAGAAGTCTGGTGGGCAGTTAATCTGCGGGACTCGCTGCTGTTTGGTTGCTGGCGCTGTTAAATAAGGAGGAGAAAGGCAAGTGAATTCTTTTATGATTCCAGCAAGTGTGTCACTTGCTTGAGGGCTGCTGGAAGCAGCAAAGCACAGAGGACCTGAGTGATGCTGCGAGCTTTTCAGCTCCAAAAGTTGCACCTTCTCCCATGCgactgagagagggagagaagagtcTCGCCTGCAGAAGGTGTTTGGCCCACCCAGTCCCACCCATCTTTCAAGCCCCCAGGGGCTCACCTGGGCCCAGCCCCTCGCTCACCCCAATGCAACACAGAAGGCCCCCCTCCACGCCACTCCTAGTGCCTGGAGTCACTTACCGGCTGGGTGAAGAGCCCCAGGGGCGGTGGCTGCAGCAGGCTGTAGCAAGGGAGAGCAGGGTAGGCACAGGGCAGGTGGGGCAGCAGAGGGGGCAGGGGTGCAGGCGGGGCCCCTAGGGGACACCAAAAGCCCTCCGCATCCCCATTGCCCACAGGCGTCTCTTGGGAGGGTGTTGAGGCCATGCTGTGCAAGAGCGGCTCTGGGGCGGAGAGGCTGCGCTTGGGGGATTTATAGGGGCAGAGGGGTGAAGGGCAGCTGATTAGGGGCATTAAGAGAGAGCGGGCACAGCTCACTTTAAAGGGGCAGCGTCAGGATGCTGCAGTTGGAGGAGCAGAGCCTTGTGCCAGAAGCTGGATTCTCACTCGCTGGAGTCGCTGCCTTTGGCACACGTCCTGGAGGGGTTTGGGGCCCCCCATCGCAGCCCCCTCCCTGAGCTCATGCCTGGTTACAGCCAGAGCAgtactggggtgggggggctgctctctttccccacaacaaagcactaggagagccagtgtggtgtagtggttaagagcggtagtcacgtaatctggggaaccaggttggcttccctgctcctccacatgcagctgctgggcgaccttgggccagtcgcacttctttgaagtctctcagccccactcacctcacggagtgtttgttatgggggaggaagggaaaggagattgttagccgctttgagactcctgaaggggagtgaaaggcgggatatcaaatccaaactcttcttcttcttcttaggaaACCTCTGGGTGCTCCAGGCCTGGAGAGGTGGACAGATAACCTCTTTTGGACTGCGGTTCCCCTTCTAACTCTTGGctaaagagcatgtgcagagtgctacTCCCTCATTGGTGGAACAGCTGCATTGGGGCCCCAACTGTGTCGCACGGTGGTCAGGGGGGCGATTCACTTCCAGGCCAATGAGATGTAGCTTCGAAGGAGGTTTGGGCAGGTCCGTCTGCATGATGCCCTGAGTTCCTTCCAGTCCTTGGGGTCCTGGACGCAGGGAGGGTTAGAATCTAACGGGGGATTCTATTGTTAAACTAGTCAGACAATTTTATTTTGATAAGACCATGTCCTTGGCTGGCCACTTAGGTGTCCTCATCcgcatcccaaaagaatgagccAGGTTGCAGGAGCCGCAAGTAGGGCATGGGACCTTCCAGGATAATAGGTGGGACTttcctccagccccccccccacctggctGCCAGGTAGGAGAACAAGACCCTGAGAGTTGtgcaagagctgagctggagacccagagacctgcttgctctgtgctggagccAAAGCTGAGactacgcaggatgagacccttcctgcccgctgactgtctcaccagagtggtgcatgctctagttatctcccgcttggactactgcaatgcgccctacgtggggctacctttgaaggtgacccggaaactacaactaatccagaatgcggcagccagactggtgactgggggcggctgccgagaccacataacaccggtcttgaaggacctacactggctcccagtacgtttccgagcacaattcaaagtgttggtgctgaccttgaaagccctaaagggccttggtcctgtatatctgaaggagcgtctccacccccattgttctgcccggacactgaggtccagcgccgagggccttctggcggttccctcgctgcgagaagccaagttacaggaaaccaggcagagggccttcttggtggtagcgcctgccctgtggaacacgctcccatcagatgtcaaagagataacaactacctgacattcagaagacatcttaaggcagccctgttcagggaagtttttaatgtgtgacatcttagtgtatttttggtctttgtggaagccgcccagagtggctggggagacccagccagatgggcggggtacaaatagtaaataataataataataataataataataataatacttgaaaAGCAAGATCTCCTAGAAGGATGTTGATGCTGTGACCCCTCCATCCTAcgctcaggctgtatatatgtgtaagtaTAACCATCTCTAAGTATATCCCGAAGACACCAGACTCCGCTGATGTTCATTCCAAGGAAAGCAAATCCTGGATATGTTGCGCTGAGGCCTGGCGTCCCTCATCTCTTGGAGAGGCCTGGAACAAGACACAGCCAGCCATGGAAGGAAGGGAGCTGGGCGGGGGGCTTCCCTAAGGGGGCGGGGGctggtttcatttatttatctgttgcATGCATactccacccttttctctttcccccccaatatattttattaaagcttgAAAGGAGATATACAAAGATGAATACCAACTATAAAATATCTTTTTAGAATACAAAAGGTAAAAAAACcgattaaataaaaacaaatacagaggaagtagaagaaagagagagcgagagagaacgGGTGCTTCTGATTCTTCACCTGTCGGCTGTAATGTATATAAAAGGTTATTCAAAACATTTGCTCTATTTATAGCCCAACATTTTCTGCACGGCCCTCAAGGTGTCCggcatcatttcccccccccccatttccccctcacaacagccctgtgaggtaggctgggctgagaggcagcgactggcccccaGTCACTGTGGAATGCctggaaccctggtctctcccaggtcctgctccaatgctctaaccactgcgccaCCACTGCCTCTCCCTGAGAGAGAGGCTGGTCAAGTCCGGGGGCCTCTGTCTGTCTAGCGAGAGAACTTGCGCACGGCCCGGTAGCTGCCTGGGGGCGCCAGCTGCTGGGGGGTCTCCTggggctcctcttcctcctcctcctcttccgccAGGTCGTTGGCTGAGCCCCATCTCCTCTGCGCTGGGTGGACGGTCCTGGGCAGGAGGAGGCAGGCTAGCTTCCGGTTCCTGCTGCGCTCCCCCCGGATCGGGCTCAGCTCTGGGGAGACACCAGCAGACCCCCGGGGGGGCACGCTTACACAGATggcagagtgggaagggaccaccaagggtcatctagtccaaccccacctcccttccctctccccacagGCCCTTCCGCCAGACAACCCAGAAGCTCTGGGAAGGGGGCTCCAAGCCCCTTTAgggtccctcccccctccccttttccacaTGCAAACAGGGAGCAGAAAGGGACCCCTCCCCACatatctatgggaccgcctctcctggtctgccccacggaggaccttaaggtccatgaacaaccatactttagaggtcctgggccctaaggaagtcagagtatcctcccccagggccagggccttctcagtgatggctccggcctggtggaacgctctgtgccatgagaccagggccctgcaggatttaacctccttccgttgggcctgtaagacagagctattccacctggcctttaatttgaattcagcctgatcctttatttcccttctcttccctccccctccccttttttgagaccccacagctaattctcccctggcctcctcgctggcccaagtaggagcaattcagccagctagccctggggattatctaattgatttttgatttttattgtcattcatgtttttatactgtcttttatgctgtttttataattaagtgttttaaagtgttttaaatttgtcattagccgccctgagcctggtttttgaaccgggaagggcgaggtataaataaaactttttatttttattattattattaataataataatattcacagAGCCTGGCTGTCAGATGCTCCCAACGGAAAGGTAACAATCAGAAGAGCCACTctcccccctcctgcagtttccggcagctgggaagcaggagcatcactgcctgctcctcctctgtgaatttgtcccatcctctttcaaagccatccctgcttcctgtggcagggagttccgcagtctaACCAGGCGCTCCACGGCGAAGGACTTCCTCTGGCCCATCCTGAACCTGCCCTCCCAGGCCGCCCTCCCTGTGGAGGCGCATGCAAAGGCAAGAAGGGGGGGTGCTGTTcttacggggtggggtgggggctccctCCGGGGTCTCCACGCAGAGGTAGTGCTTGGCCAGGCGGCCGCTGTAATCCCGGATGTCCTGGTTGGCACCTGTGGGGCGACAGGGAGCTGAGGTGCCATCGGGGAGGAAGAAGCCGCCCCAAGGAGGGCTGACCCctttggcagggagggggggcaTGGATGATGGGGGGCATGTCTTCCTCACCGTGGGTCCAGATGAGCAGCTCCATCAGCCGCCGGTGGCCGTGTAGAGCTGCAATGTGCAGGGGGGTGTAGCCCTGGTTGGGGGgcggaaggaggaagaagaggcccTGAAGCATCTGACTCTGAAACTACCagaccccccaacccccccaaacgCGCTTTGCCCAGTGCCCCCTCACCCTCTGGCACCCAGATGCCGGCACACAGCATGGGGACCTGCTACTTTATGGGGAGTGGGGGGCGCCCCACCCGCCACCCAAACCCTCCCACCCCTGGGGTCTCCAGCAACCCTCCAGCAGGCTCTGCTCTCGGGGGCCTTGCCCACCCCCAAAGTGATGCACCCACAGGTCCAGCACATCCGAATACTCACCCCCTGTGTGTGTTCCAGGAGAAAAGGGGCGGGagggtggaggaaaaggaaggatggatagatagatagataaaataataaataaaatagtttaaaataataataaaaataataatattataccctgcccatctagctgggtttgtGCAACTGGTTGTACAACTGTTGTGCCCCCCCCTGCTCCCACTTGGGCCCCCATGTTAAGGGAAGCAGCTCCACACTGAAGCTGCAATTCCTGCCCTGGATGCTGCaggac
The Podarcis raffonei isolate rPodRaf1 chromosome 6, rPodRaf1.pri, whole genome shotgun sequence DNA segment above includes these coding regions:
- the LOC128415496 gene encoding uncharacterized protein LOC128415496; translated protein: MQTDLPKPPSKLHLIGLEVNRPPDHRATHCPSPLCPYKSPKRSLSAPEPLLHSMASTPSQETPVGNGDAEGFWCPLGAPPAPLPPLLPHLPCAYPALPCYSLLQPPPLGLFTQPGQVSRFQRGIPDHRSQSWLCLGSRNVLFKTGTLARVSRVVLVSAREPSGIALGIIKGWDQSASGRLQWQRQEAAAMGAEEAAEFLQHPELFGGPASHSRSCLCVLQVSAPCELPGGPPLLWPAPLLYSPLLRPGTPEDPSRGKAAASRESTAALKAWLGQHPKNPYPSKGEKVLLAIVSRMSLTQVSTWFANARRRLKKENRACWAPRAPKAEGEAEEEEEESEGEAGAERAAPSTPPPRTKLPQNGSLAETAAPWLKAGRWQGLPASPPPATAEVQELPAKPKIWCVAELATSAQPGRGAL